One region of Flavobacterium sp. KACC 22763 genomic DNA includes:
- a CDS encoding protease complex subunit PrcB family protein produces the protein MKQILLLFSILLLLASCDNDELPQSDVPFALVGKGDSFSNGQSIAQRHLVIKDAKTWNNFKKEMNITSDVAKDFKETNIDFTQYQVIAVIDKTQPNDGHSIDIVEMTENRNTIIVKVEKLENGNLTKKSSKPYDIVKTAKTDKKVVFEQ, from the coding sequence ATGAAACAGATCTTACTACTATTTAGCATCCTGCTTTTGCTGGCCAGCTGCGACAATGATGAATTGCCACAGTCTGATGTTCCGTTTGCATTGGTGGGTAAAGGAGATTCTTTTTCTAATGGCCAAAGCATTGCGCAAAGACATTTGGTGATTAAAGACGCTAAAACCTGGAATAACTTTAAGAAAGAAATGAACATCACTAGCGATGTAGCAAAAGATTTTAAAGAAACGAATATTGATTTTACCCAATATCAAGTTATCGCTGTAATTGATAAAACACAACCCAACGACGGACATTCTATCGATATTGTAGAAATGACCGAAAACCGCAATACTATAATTGTAAAAGTCGAAAAGCTGGAAAATGGTAATCTTACCAAGAAATCATCCAAACCTTACGATATTGTAAAAACAGCAAAAACAGACAAAAAAGTGGTTTTTGAGCAATAA
- a CDS encoding DUF4304 domain-containing protein: protein MNPKDLITTSIEKTLLKPLTQIGFTFSKSTLTFKRKVDEFVQTIHFQLNRHNQENVSAEFWTSFGISSNLYSKWHKTNFNENPINSILSSSMDWNIKNWEFPVINDKKESHFQIISEKERENVLQTLKNNVLNIGVPFLDNLSNWENAANKLVEEKWFHYKACDFFLIAGNNEKAFWALQQGIDYWSKNPKASFPEDKEKIQIRLSKYFGR from the coding sequence ATGAATCCAAAAGATCTCATAACTACAAGTATCGAAAAAACTTTACTCAAACCTTTAACTCAAATTGGCTTTACTTTTTCAAAAAGCACTTTAACTTTTAAAAGAAAAGTCGACGAATTTGTCCAAACGATTCATTTTCAATTAAACAGACATAACCAAGAAAATGTGTCTGCAGAATTTTGGACATCATTTGGAATTTCTTCAAATTTATATTCTAAATGGCATAAAACTAACTTTAACGAAAATCCAATAAATAGCATTTTAAGTAGTTCAATGGATTGGAATATTAAAAATTGGGAATTTCCAGTCATCAACGATAAAAAAGAATCTCATTTTCAAATCATAAGTGAAAAAGAAAGAGAAAATGTACTTCAAACACTAAAGAATAATGTTTTAAATATAGGAGTTCCATTTTTAGATAATCTTTCAAATTGGGAAAATGCTGCAAATAAATTGGTTGAAGAAAAATGGTTTCACTACAAAGCTTGTGATTTTTTTCTAATTGCTGGAAATAATGAAAAAGCATTTTGGGCTTTACAACAAGGAATCGATTATTGGAGCAAAAATCCAAAAGCATCCTTTCCAGAAGACAAAGAAAAAATTCAGATTCGATTATCAAAATATTTTGGAAGATAA
- a CDS encoding family 43 glycosylhydrolase, whose product MRKIYLTFLVLFSFYGYSQSQSEKNLKQRQYSNPIFAGDYPDPSLLRDGKDYYVVHSSFDYYPGLLIWHSTDLMNWEPVTNALHKYVGAVWAPDLIKYNNKYYIYFPANNTNFVVTADSINGPWSEPVDLKIGNIDPGHVTDDNGNRFLYFSNGGYVALSKDGLSVTSELKHVYDGWKIPREWSIECFCMEGPKLFKRGEYYYLTVAEGGTAGPATSHMVISARSKSPFGPWENSPHNPIVRTNSSSETWWSKGHSTIFEDVNGKWWMIFHGYEKDYYNLGRQTLLQPVEWTKDGWYKIPDHIETDKPIAKPEGKTLPEFSLSDNFEGSALKPQWKFYNGVEASRFKVANNTLTIEGKGDGVGNSSPLVIVPGGHSYSAEVEMEIEGNAVGGLTLFYDNKYYSGILADQNNILANLRGWQFPTEKNTHTRKVFLKLKNIKNTVDMFYSIDGKDWKKIENSVEVSGYNHNVLSGFLGLRIGLCSIGKGSVKFKNFVYKTLE is encoded by the coding sequence ATGAGAAAAATATATCTAACCTTTTTAGTACTGTTTTCGTTTTACGGTTATTCTCAATCACAATCGGAAAAGAATTTAAAGCAGAGACAATATTCAAACCCAATTTTTGCTGGAGATTATCCAGATCCGAGTTTATTGAGAGACGGGAAAGATTATTATGTCGTTCATTCTTCGTTCGATTATTATCCAGGGCTTTTAATTTGGCATTCGACCGATTTAATGAATTGGGAACCTGTTACAAATGCGCTTCATAAATATGTAGGAGCCGTTTGGGCGCCCGATTTAATAAAGTACAATAACAAATATTACATCTATTTCCCTGCGAATAATACCAATTTTGTCGTTACAGCAGATTCTATAAACGGTCCGTGGAGCGAACCAGTAGATTTGAAAATCGGGAATATTGATCCAGGACATGTTACTGATGATAATGGAAACCGTTTTTTATATTTCAGCAACGGAGGTTACGTTGCCTTATCAAAAGACGGACTTTCGGTAACAAGCGAATTGAAACATGTTTACGATGGATGGAAAATTCCGCGTGAATGGAGTATTGAATGTTTTTGTATGGAAGGGCCGAAACTTTTCAAGCGAGGCGAATATTATTATTTAACGGTTGCTGAAGGTGGAACCGCTGGGCCAGCAACAAGTCATATGGTGATTTCCGCAAGATCAAAATCACCTTTTGGACCTTGGGAAAACTCGCCTCATAATCCGATTGTGAGAACCAACAGCAGTTCTGAAACTTGGTGGTCAAAAGGACATAGTACCATTTTTGAAGATGTAAACGGAAAATGGTGGATGATTTTTCATGGTTACGAAAAGGATTATTACAACTTAGGGCGTCAGACTTTACTTCAGCCAGTAGAATGGACAAAAGATGGTTGGTATAAAATTCCAGATCATATCGAGACTGATAAACCAATTGCAAAACCAGAAGGGAAAACACTTCCTGAATTTTCTTTGAGCGACAATTTTGAAGGTTCGGCTCTTAAACCGCAATGGAAATTTTACAACGGAGTAGAAGCTTCAAGATTTAAAGTTGCTAATAATACTTTGACTATTGAAGGAAAAGGCGATGGAGTAGGAAACAGTTCGCCTCTTGTAATTGTTCCGGGTGGACATTCTTATTCAGCTGAGGTTGAAATGGAAATAGAAGGCAATGCAGTAGGCGGATTAACGCTTTTTTACGATAATAAATATTACTCGGGAATATTGGCTGATCAAAACAATATCTTGGCGAATTTGAGAGGTTGGCAGTTTCCAACAGAAAAAAATACGCATACGCGAAAAGTCTTTCTCAAACTTAAAAACATTAAAAACACAGTTGATATGTTTTACAGTATTGATGGAAAAGATTGGAAGAAAATCGAGAATTCAGTTGAAGTTTCAGGATACAATCATAATGTCTTAAGTGGATTTTTAGGATTAAGAATTGGTCTTTGTTCGATTGGAAAAGGAAGTGTGAAGTTTAAGAATTTTGTTTACAAAACCTTAGAGTAA
- a CDS encoding CDGSH iron-sulfur domain-containing protein, with the protein MSKTKLIINKNGSIKIEGDFEIMDPEGTLYGLQGRQALGLCRCGHSANKPFCDGAHRNNFEHDSKAFDLPPMKTN; encoded by the coding sequence ATGAGCAAGACAAAATTAATCATCAATAAAAACGGATCAATCAAAATTGAAGGCGATTTTGAAATCATGGATCCAGAAGGAACACTTTACGGTTTACAAGGAAGACAAGCATTAGGACTTTGCCGTTGCGGACATTCTGCAAACAAACCATTTTGCGACGGGGCACACCGTAATAATTTCGAACACGATTCAAAAGCGTTCGATTTACCGCCAATGAAAACAAACTAA
- a CDS encoding PhzF family phenazine biosynthesis protein, with product MSQRKVLEYYVLDVFSNESYKGNPLSVVFTDGNLKLETYQNISREFRYSETSFVYYSTREKSLVVRSFTPTGIEIDGAGHNLLGAVCGALLKGLPIFDEQNESEPFVIMKHSAIPVTVNFDLDNFSPVVQMHQKSAVIKQEIPTYKIAVALGLKIEDLDVNAFVPTIVKTEVAHTMVPIKNSEILNSFTPDNQLLIEISKEYDFEGFYCFTPAEEGLDHIVETRFFNPIIGIIEDPATGTAAGPLIGFLTQKKFTKSDKEYKILQGVKLKQPSMIEVMNREEDILVGGSSIITMKGELYI from the coding sequence ATGAGTCAAAGAAAAGTATTAGAATATTACGTTTTAGACGTATTCTCAAACGAGAGCTACAAAGGAAACCCGCTTTCTGTAGTTTTTACAGATGGAAATCTAAAACTAGAAACCTATCAGAATATTTCTAGAGAATTTCGCTATTCTGAAACCTCCTTTGTCTATTATTCTACAAGAGAAAAATCGCTTGTAGTGCGTTCGTTTACTCCAACGGGAATCGAAATCGATGGTGCAGGCCATAATTTATTAGGCGCAGTCTGCGGTGCTCTTCTAAAAGGGCTTCCTATTTTTGATGAGCAAAATGAAAGTGAGCCTTTTGTAATTATGAAACATTCGGCAATTCCAGTAACGGTAAATTTTGATTTGGATAATTTTTCTCCAGTTGTTCAAATGCATCAAAAATCGGCAGTTATTAAACAAGAAATCCCAACGTACAAAATTGCAGTAGCGCTGGGCTTAAAAATTGAAGATTTGGATGTAAATGCTTTTGTGCCAACAATCGTTAAAACAGAAGTTGCACATACAATGGTTCCTATAAAAAACAGTGAGATACTTAACAGTTTTACTCCCGACAACCAACTTTTGATAGAAATCTCAAAAGAGTATGATTTTGAAGGCTTTTATTGTTTCACCCCAGCTGAAGAAGGTCTAGATCACATAGTGGAAACTAGATTTTTTAATCCTATAATAGGAATTATCGAAGATCCAGCAACAGGAACCGCAGCGGGACCTTTAATTGGTTTTTTAACGCAAAAGAAATTCACTAAATCTGATAAAGAATATAAAATTCTTCAAGGTGTAAAATTAAAACAGCCGTCAATGATTGAAGTGATGAATCGGGAAGAAGATATTTTAGTAGGTGGTTCTTCGATTATTACGATGAAGGGAGAGCTTTATATATAA
- the metG gene encoding methionine--tRNA ligase — protein sequence MIQDPKRYTITAALPYTNGPIHIGHLAGVYVPADIYSRYLRLQGKDVAFICGSDEHGVAISMKAKKEGVTPQEVIDKYDGIIRKSFEDFGISFNNYSRTSAKIHHDTASEFFRTLYDKGDFIEEVTEQLYDAKANQFLADRFVVGTCPKCDNPEAYGDQCEKCGSTLNATDLINPKSTITGETPILKETKHWFLPLDRYSDFLTEWILVGHKNDWKTNVYGQVKSWIDAGLEPRAVTRDLDWGIDVPVEGAEGKKLYVWFDAPIGYISSTKEWAAREGKDWEPYWKDEETKLVHFIGKDNIVFHCIIFPAMLKAEGSYILPDNVPANEFLNLEGNKLSTSKNWAVWLHEYLEEFPDKQDVLRYALTSNAPETKDNDFTWKDFQARNNNELVAVFGNFVNRVVVLTNKYYDGIIPTPNEFTEVDEQTLAELKAYPAVISSSVERYRFREALGELMNVARLGNKYLADEEPWKVMKDNPERVKTQMYVALQIAAALSVLAEPFLPFTAAKLSKILNLADLKEHFAGFSKFLKEKNRDAKDIIIDKTLGWNDISENSDLLPAGHKIGEAELLFAKIEDEEIQKQIDKLEATKTANIAENKQAEPQKDLIQFEDFAKMDIRIGTILEAEKMPKANKLLVLKVDTGIDVRTIVSGIAESFSPEEIIGKRVSVLANLAPRALRGVESQGMILMTTNAEGKLIFVNPDADAPNGATVN from the coding sequence ATGATACAAGATCCAAAGAGATATACGATCACAGCGGCATTACCTTATACCAACGGACCTATTCATATTGGTCACTTGGCTGGGGTTTACGTACCTGCAGATATATATTCGAGATATTTAAGATTGCAAGGAAAAGATGTAGCATTTATCTGCGGAAGCGATGAACACGGAGTTGCAATTTCGATGAAAGCCAAGAAAGAAGGAGTTACACCGCAAGAAGTTATTGATAAATATGATGGAATTATTCGTAAATCGTTTGAAGATTTCGGAATTTCATTCAATAATTATTCTAGAACTTCTGCTAAAATCCATCATGATACGGCTTCAGAATTCTTTAGGACTTTGTATGATAAAGGAGATTTTATTGAAGAAGTTACTGAGCAATTGTACGATGCAAAAGCAAATCAGTTTTTAGCAGACCGTTTTGTGGTTGGAACTTGTCCGAAATGTGACAATCCAGAAGCTTACGGAGATCAGTGCGAAAAATGCGGATCGACTTTGAACGCGACTGATTTGATCAACCCAAAATCGACAATTACGGGAGAAACTCCGATTCTTAAAGAAACAAAACACTGGTTTTTACCTTTAGATAGATACTCTGATTTCTTAACTGAATGGATTTTAGTCGGACATAAAAACGATTGGAAAACGAACGTTTACGGACAAGTAAAATCTTGGATCGATGCAGGTTTAGAACCTCGTGCCGTAACGCGTGATTTGGATTGGGGAATTGATGTTCCTGTTGAAGGTGCTGAAGGTAAAAAACTATACGTTTGGTTTGATGCGCCGATCGGTTACATTTCTTCTACTAAAGAATGGGCAGCGCGCGAAGGAAAAGATTGGGAACCATATTGGAAAGATGAAGAAACGAAATTGGTACACTTTATCGGAAAAGACAATATCGTTTTTCACTGTATCATTTTCCCAGCGATGCTTAAGGCTGAAGGAAGCTATATTTTACCAGACAACGTTCCAGCAAATGAATTCTTGAATTTGGAAGGAAATAAACTTTCGACTTCTAAAAACTGGGCGGTTTGGTTACACGAATATTTAGAAGAATTTCCAGATAAGCAAGATGTTTTGCGTTACGCATTGACATCTAACGCTCCTGAAACAAAAGATAACGATTTTACTTGGAAAGATTTCCAAGCGAGAAATAACAACGAATTAGTTGCTGTTTTCGGAAACTTCGTAAACCGTGTTGTGGTTTTAACCAACAAATATTACGATGGAATTATCCCAACTCCAAACGAATTTACAGAAGTTGACGAACAAACTTTAGCTGAATTAAAAGCGTATCCAGCCGTGATTTCAAGTTCGGTGGAGCGTTACAGATTCCGTGAAGCTTTGGGCGAATTGATGAATGTGGCTCGTTTAGGAAATAAATACCTTGCAGACGAAGAGCCTTGGAAAGTTATGAAAGACAATCCAGAGCGTGTAAAAACTCAAATGTATGTGGCGTTGCAAATTGCTGCTGCGTTGAGCGTTTTGGCTGAACCGTTTTTACCTTTTACTGCTGCAAAACTTTCTAAAATCTTGAATTTAGCTGACCTTAAAGAACATTTTGCGGGTTTCAGTAAATTCCTAAAAGAGAAAAATCGTGATGCAAAAGACATCATTATTGATAAAACTTTAGGTTGGAATGACATTTCTGAAAACTCAGATTTATTGCCTGCAGGACATAAAATTGGTGAAGCAGAATTGCTTTTCGCTAAAATTGAGGACGAAGAAATACAAAAACAAATAGATAAATTGGAAGCGACAAAAACCGCAAATATTGCTGAAAACAAACAAGCAGAACCACAAAAAGATTTAATTCAGTTTGAGGATTTTGCGAAAATGGATATCCGTATCGGAACTATTTTAGAGGCTGAAAAAATGCCAAAAGCAAACAAACTTTTGGTTCTAAAAGTAGATACAGGAATCGATGTTCGTACCATTGTTTCAGGAATTGCTGAGAGTTTTTCGCCAGAAGAAATCATCGGAAAACGTGTTTCTGTATTAGCAAACCTTGCGCCAAGAGCTTTACGCGGTGTTGAAAGCCAAGGAATGATATTGATGACAACAAACGCTGAAGGAAAACTGATTTTTGTAAATCCAGATGCTGATGCGCCGAATGGAGCGACTGTAAACTAA